In Aedes albopictus strain Foshan chromosome 3, AalbF5, whole genome shotgun sequence, the following are encoded in one genomic region:
- the LOC109404776 gene encoding uncharacterized protein K02A2.6-like isoform X1, with product MTKIEDKLNSLLASDIIEPVVGGCPWVSPLVTVVKDNGDLRLCVDMRRANAAIVRERHIMPTIEDFLPRFTSAKWFSRLDVKEAFHQVELDSESRYITTFITHMGLFRYKRLMYGIACAPELFQRILEQILSPHSKNVVSFIDDVLIFARTEQEHDEVLKAVLSTLSAYGILLNQSKCVFKVLELDFLGHVISPDGIRPSHSKVESLLKFRAPATSEEVRSFLGLVTYIGRFLPDLATITAPLRELTHSGVRFTWGEEQQASFERLKQLIGNVQNLRFFDNKLRTRVVADASPVALGAVLLQFDGPTDDDPRPIAYASKSLTTTEKRYCQTEKEALALVWAVERFSVYLLGRTFELETDHKPLEAIFKPTSRPCSRIERWVLRLQSFSFVVKYRSGTGNVADPLSRLVEAQQPEEFDAESKFMVLAVLESAAVDVQQLEEMSNTDATLEVVKQCLRTGNWEAQEAKAFSPFKNELGFVGDLLVRGNKLIAPDCLRSRMLDLAHEGHPGESVMKRRLRDRVWWPGMDRDTEKRVRTCEGCRLVSMPNKPEPMSRREMPAKPWIELAIDFLGPLPCGTYLLVIIDYFSRYKEVELMSRITAKETVERLDRIFSRLGYPQTITLDNAKQFVGTELEEYSTMKGITLRHSTPYWPQENGLVERQNRSLLKRLQISHALGRDWRRDLREYLMMY from the coding sequence ATGACAAAAATCGAAGATAAGTTGAACTCGTTGTTAGCCAGTGATATCATTGAGCCCGTCGTGGGTGGTTGTCCTTGGGTTTCGCCTCTTGTAACTGTTGTAAAGGACAATGGGGATCTTCGCTTGTGCGTTGATATGCGCAGGGCAAACGCAGCAATAGTACGGGAACGACACATTATGCCAACAATAGAAGATTTCTTACCCAGGTTCACTTCCGCGAAGTGGTTCAGCCGACTCGATGTTAAAGAGGCCTTTCATCAAGTCGAACTGGACAGTGAGAGTCGCTATATAACAACGTTTATAACGCACATGGGCCTATTTCGATACAAGCGTCTGATGTACGGCATAGCATGTGCTCCAGAGCTATTTCAAAGAATCCTTGAGCAGATTCTTAGTCCTCACAGCAAGAATGTAGTTAGCTTCATAGATGACGTTCTTATTTTTGCCAGGACGGAACAAGAACACGATGAAGTTCTCAAAGCGGTCTTGTCAACGCTAAGTGCATATGGGATTTTGTTGAATCAGAGTAAGTGTGTGTTCAAGGTATTAGAATTAGATTTCTTGGGACATGTCATATCCCCAGATGGCATCAGACCATCGCACAGTAAAGTTGAATCTCTTCTAAAATTTCGTGCACCTGCTACCTCGGAGGAAGTCCGCAGCTTCTTGGGCTTGGTAACATATATTGGCCGATTTCTGCCTGATCTAGCCACGATCACTGCTCCGCTTCGAGAATTGACCCATTCTGGAGTCCGGTTCACCTGGGGCGAAGAACAACAGGCATCGTTTGAAAGGCTTAAACAGCTGATAGGAAATGTCCAAAACTTGCGGTTTTTCGATAACAAACTGCGGACAAGGGTCGTCGCGGATGCCTCGCCGGTGGCTCTAGGGGCGGTTCTTTTACAATTTGATGGACCTACTGATGATGACCCTCGACCGATCGCGTATGCAAGTAAAAGTCTGACTACGACGGAGAAACGCTACTGCCAGACAGAAAAAGAAGCCCTTGCGTTGGTCTGGGCGGTGGAGCGCTTTTCTGTCTACCTTTTGGGACGCACGTTTGAATTGGAAACGGACCATAAGCCTTTGGAAGCTATTTTTAAGCCAACTTCTAGACCATGTTCGCGGATTGAAAGGTGGGTGCTCAGGCTACAGTCGTTTTCATTTGTGGTGAAGTATCGTAGTGGTACTGGCAATGTGGCGGATCCATTATCGCGGTTGGTAGAAGCGCAGCAGCCGGAAGAGTTTGATGCGGAGAGTAAGTTCATGGTACTCGCAGTTCTAGAATCAGCAGCAGTTGATGTCCAGCAGCTCGAGGAGATGTCCAATACTGACGCCACATTAGAGGTCGTGAAGCAGTGTTTACGTACTGGAAATTGGGAAGCACAGGAGGCCAAAGCTTTCTCTCCGTTTAAGAACGAACTAGGGTTCGTTGGCGACCTGCTAGTCAGAGGAAACAAACTGATAGCACCGGATTGCTTGAGATCGCGTATGCTGGACCTGGCTCATGAGGGCCACCCTGGCGAATCTGTAATGAAGAGGCGACTGCGTGACCGAGTGTGGTGGCCGGGGATGGACCGTGATACGGAGAAACGAGTCAGGACATGTGAAGGATGCAGACTAGTGAGCATGCCGAATAAACCGGAGCCAATGAGTCGTCGAGAGATGCCTGCGAAGCCGTGGATTGAGTTGGCAATTGACTTCCTTGGACCTTTGCCGTGTGGAACCTACTTACTAGTTATAATCGACTACTTCAGTCGTTACAAGGAAGTCGAGCTAATGTCAAGAATAACAGCTAAGGAGACGGTTGAAAGGCTTGACAGAATTTTTAGTCGTCTTGGTTATCCACAAACTATCACATTGGACAATGCGAAACAGTTTGTAGGAACCGAGTTAGAAGAATACAGTACAATGAAAGGTATCACTCTCAGACACTCTACTCCGTATTGGCCGCAGGAGAACGGTTTAGTGGAGCGCCAGAATCGTTCTCTCCTAAAACGCCTACAAATCAGCCACGCACTAGGCAGAGACTGGCGGCGGGATCTTCGTGAATATCTGATGATGTATTAG
- the LOC109404776 gene encoding uncharacterized protein LOC109404776 isoform X2, whose translation MARKISLTLPPPINPYVINGQPPTGETDRTRIKNIFLAKAGLDLQEVFVSIPGADVQEDEEKTIDPFAVAISKLDDYFSPKQHETFERNIFWTLKPEVDESLGKFMLRCQDQAAKCNFGNNAEESRAISVVDKIILYAPSDLKEQLLQKTVSKLDDVTNIVSSYESVKSQAQSISLPGASSGDSVPSSSWNVNKIKQLPSKECTRCGRSGHSANDSICPARSKECIKCKRIGHFAAQCRLLPTLKRKQFTKQESRWPAKRFKPHQVNEIETKDDKEDKTFLFSISDGGEAIRIKLGGVVLQVLVDSGCKKNIVDERSWSYIKANGAKIWNQTKNCEEVFLPYGENAKPLTLLGKLDTTVSIEDGGEIIERTATFYVVKGGQQCLLGRITATSLGVLFVGLPSTHGVNAINSTGIQPFPKIKGIQVSD comes from the coding sequence atggcgcgtaagatttctctaaCCCTCCCTCCCccaataaacccttacgtaattaatggacagccccctacggGAGAAACTGATCGCACACGAATCAAAAACATCTTTCTGGCGAAAGCTGGATTAGATCTACAGGAGGTGTTTGTTTCTATTCCCGGTGCAGATGTCCAGGAGGACGAAGAGAAAACGATCGATCCGTTTGCTGTCGCAATCAGCAAACTTGATGATTATTTTTCGCCCAAACAACATGAGACGTTTGAGCGGAACATTTTTTGGACTCTTAAGCCGGAAGTGGACGAATCATTAGGAAAGTTCATGCTCCGATGTCAAGACCAAGCTGCCAAGTGTAACTTCGGTAACAATGCAGAAGAAAGTCGTGCCATCAGTGTAGTTGACAAAATAATCCTATACGCTCCGAGTGATCTCAAGGAACAGCTGCTTCAAAAGACTGTTTCGAAGTTGGATGACGTCACCAATATTGTCAGCTCGTACGAGTCGGTCAAATCGCAAGCACAATCCATCAGTCTTCCGGGGGCAAGTTCTGGCGATTCGGTTCCCAGTTCGTCGTGGAACGTCAATAAAATCAAACAGTTGCCTAGCAAAGAATGCACACGCTGTGGACGGAGCGGCCATTCCGCGAACGATTCTATTTGCCCGGCGAGATCCAAAGAGTGTATTAAATGCAAACGCATCGGACATTTTGCTGCGCAGTGCCGATTACTTCCTACACTGAAGCGTAAACAGTTCACGAAGCAGGAATCACGGTGGCCAGCTAAGAGGTTCAAGCCACACCAGGTTAATGAGATTGAGACAAAGGACGATAAGGAGGATAAAACGTTCCTGTTCAGCATTAGCGACGGCGGTGAGGCGATCCGGATCAAATTAGGCGGAGTAGTATTACAAGTACTCGTGGATTCTGGATGCAAGAAAAACATTGTCGACGAACGGTCATGGAGTTACATCAAAGCGAATGGAGCAAAGATATGGAACCAAACAAAGAACTGCGAAGAAGTGTTTCTACCATACGGAGAAAATGCGAAACCGTTGACTCTGTTGGGGAAGTTGGATACAACCGTATCAATCGAAGACGGCGGGGAAATCATCGAGAGGACCGCTACATTTTATGTGGTCAAAGGAGGTCAGCAGTGTTTGTTGGGTAGGATCACAGCCACGTCACTGGGAGTCTTGTTCGTCGGATTACCGAGTACCCACGGGGTGAACGCGATAAATTCTACAGGTATTCAGCCGTTTCCTAAGATCAAAGGTATTCAGGTAAGCGATTGA